A section of the Leptospira terpstrae serovar Hualin str. LT 11-33 = ATCC 700639 genome encodes:
- a CDS encoding S49 family peptidase, producing the protein MFRILFLILFLPFRLLYQLYLRLSLVFQSGREVYELEFPAVFEDSYKSYLVKKLQGKEETVTRLELLCLLKLIQKNGKIKTLDISLPPLEWTLSEFYEVRNQLIAIRNSGKKLRIFAKEGGVGTLLLLTAASECYLAPESEFMVLLPSAEPMFFGKFLKTWGIEVQAFASGPYKSFAESFTRGEFSKEARKNLETLVLDLRKVILTALTNGNKSLEPIFYRPMLSADELLSAGIIHGIKSETEFFSADRKVFSGNYPSLHHAIKEFKIIPKRKAEVVVLPLEGGISGGDFLHKHRENGKIEAFSLIPNLKALSEDKKIKAVILEISSPGGSAFYSEQIHQEILELKKTKIVTAYFKDTVASGGYYLGSAVDHITASPVCITGSIGAVSIRANLQKLYKKFQLNKEAVGFYPFRDIHSEFQPLSKQSVQYLESQIKKIEGLFYRRVAEGRKIPLENLPKIGMGRVYLPTVENRIVDSLGGLLDAIHEVKERLGGIPIVLTEELPAYNLKNKIPILGGLIAELKVLESLNEVSLLSPIRLDWKNRR; encoded by the coding sequence GTGTTTCGCATTCTTTTTTTGATACTTTTTTTGCCCTTTCGCCTTCTGTATCAGTTATACCTACGTCTAAGCCTTGTTTTTCAATCAGGCCGAGAGGTCTATGAACTGGAATTTCCGGCAGTTTTTGAAGATTCTTACAAGTCTTACTTAGTGAAAAAATTACAAGGGAAGGAAGAAACAGTCACTAGACTCGAACTTCTTTGTCTACTCAAACTCATCCAAAAGAATGGAAAGATAAAAACTCTCGATATTTCACTGCCTCCCCTCGAATGGACCCTTTCGGAATTTTATGAAGTGAGAAACCAACTCATTGCCATAAGAAACTCCGGTAAAAAATTGAGAATTTTTGCCAAAGAAGGTGGTGTGGGAACCCTCCTTTTACTCACAGCAGCGAGCGAGTGTTACTTAGCACCTGAATCCGAATTTATGGTTTTATTACCGAGCGCCGAACCAATGTTTTTTGGGAAATTTTTAAAAACCTGGGGAATTGAAGTCCAGGCTTTTGCTTCCGGGCCATACAAATCCTTTGCCGAAAGTTTTACCCGGGGTGAGTTTTCCAAAGAAGCTAGAAAAAATCTCGAAACTTTAGTTTTAGACTTACGAAAAGTTATCCTTACCGCACTCACGAATGGAAATAAATCTTTAGAACCAATTTTTTATAGGCCCATGCTTTCTGCAGATGAACTTCTGTCAGCTGGGATAATCCATGGAATCAAATCGGAAACAGAATTTTTTTCCGCAGATAGAAAAGTTTTTTCAGGCAATTACCCATCTCTTCATCATGCGATCAAAGAATTTAAAATCATACCCAAAAGAAAAGCAGAAGTCGTTGTCCTCCCTTTAGAAGGAGGAATTTCTGGCGGTGATTTTTTACATAAACATAGAGAAAATGGAAAGATCGAAGCTTTCTCTCTCATTCCTAACTTAAAGGCCCTTTCGGAAGACAAAAAGATTAAAGCAGTGATTTTAGAAATCTCATCCCCCGGTGGTTCTGCCTTTTATTCAGAACAAATCCACCAAGAGATTTTAGAATTAAAAAAAACTAAAATAGTCACAGCTTATTTTAAAGATACTGTTGCGAGCGGTGGGTATTACCTAGGTTCTGCGGTGGATCATATCACAGCCTCTCCCGTTTGTATCACAGGATCCATTGGAGCGGTTAGCATTCGGGCCAATTTGCAAAAATTATACAAAAAGTTTCAATTGAATAAGGAAGCTGTTGGTTTTTATCCTTTCCGAGACATCCATTCAGAATTCCAGCCTCTTTCCAAACAAAGTGTTCAGTATCTCGAATCTCAAATCAAAAAAATTGAAGGTTTGTTTTACAGACGTGTGGCCGAGGGAAGAAAAATTCCTCTAGAAAATCTTCCTAAAATTGGGATGGGGAGAGTGTATTTACCAACTGTGGAAAATCGAATTGTGGATTCTCTGGGTGGACTATTAGATGCAATCCATGAAGTAAAAGAAAGGTTAGGTGGGATACCCATTGTTCTTACCGAAGAACTTCCTGCTTACAATTTAAAAAACAAAATACCCATTCTTGGTGGACTGATTGCAGAGCTAAAGGTTTTAGAATCTTTAAACGAAGTTTCCCTACTTTCTCCCATTCGTTTGGATTGGAAAAATAGAAGGTAA
- the uvrA gene encoding excinuclease ABC subunit UvrA, translated as MKEENKLSDVDSFIRIRGAREHNLKNVNLDIPRDKLVVITGLSGSGKSSLAFDTIYAEGQRRYVESLSSYARQFLGQMEKPEVDQIEGLSPAISIEQKTTHRNPRSTVGTVTEIYDYLRLLYARVGKPHCPKCGTAISSLSVDQITDRINLFPEGTKLQIMAPVIQGKKGEHREVLERYKKEGYNRVRVNGEVYSLEDEIPLKKNFKADIDIVVDRIVMKPGIQSRLSDSVETALKTADGIVVVEDGEKDHLYSQKLSCPKCDDVSIPELTPRLFSFNSPFGACSNCDGLGALLEFDESLLVTDREASLAEGCIEAWGGSKSNSYWYMATIQALSKKLKFNLNTAWKDLPDKVRNTILHGDSSIHIDYDFRGANSHYEFSKNYEGVIPNLKRRYKETKSDSMRQWFESFMTNHDCDECHGRRLRPEALAVKVQGIGIDAYTGYSIEKALEFTKSSEYKGAEDTISKPILKEILQRLHFLNDVGVGYLNLSRSAGTLSGGEMQRIRLATQIGSRLMGVLYILDEPSIGLHQRDNTKLVQTLKGLRNLGNTVLVVEHDKETMEEADFIVDMGPGAGVHGGEIVAFGTPDQIKKDKHSVTGKFLSGERRIPMPKTRRVGNGKFLKITGATHNNLKNIEVSIPLGTLTVVTGVSGSGKSTLINEILYKELASSVMGMKLIPGKHKKILGKDQIDKVINIDQSAIGRTPRSNPATYTGLFTFVRDLYSGLEEAKVRGYGPGRFSFNVAGGRCEKCEGDGILKIEMHFLPDIYVECEVCKGKRYNRETLEVKYKGKNIADILDMTIEEAVVFFEKIPNLKRKLDTLMDVGLGYIKLGQAATTFSGGEAQRIKLSTELSKRPTGKTLYILDEPTTGLHFEDIERLLSVLQVLVDKGNSMVIIEHNLDVIKAADHIIDIGPEGGDGGGEVIATGTPEEVVTVKRSFTGQYLKKVLEEEKELDLKYSKKKIK; from the coding sequence ATGAAAGAGGAAAACAAGCTATCCGATGTGGATTCCTTTATTCGTATTCGCGGCGCTCGAGAACATAACCTCAAAAACGTAAACCTTGATATCCCAAGAGACAAACTTGTGGTCATCACCGGACTTTCTGGATCGGGGAAGTCCTCCCTAGCTTTTGATACCATTTATGCTGAGGGACAAAGGAGGTATGTGGAATCACTTTCCAGTTATGCTCGCCAATTCCTCGGGCAAATGGAAAAACCAGAAGTGGACCAAATTGAGGGACTGAGTCCTGCCATCTCCATAGAACAAAAAACAACCCACAGAAACCCGCGTTCAACGGTGGGAACAGTCACTGAAATTTATGATTATTTACGGCTGTTATATGCCAGAGTGGGGAAACCCCATTGCCCCAAATGTGGAACTGCCATTTCTAGCCTTTCTGTAGACCAAATCACAGATAGAATCAATTTATTTCCGGAAGGAACCAAACTCCAAATTATGGCCCCCGTCATTCAAGGGAAAAAAGGAGAACACCGAGAGGTTTTGGAGCGGTATAAAAAGGAAGGATACAATCGGGTTCGAGTGAACGGAGAAGTTTATTCTTTAGAGGATGAAATTCCCTTAAAGAAAAACTTCAAAGCAGATATTGATATTGTAGTGGATCGGATTGTGATGAAACCGGGAATCCAATCCAGGTTGTCGGATTCTGTGGAAACAGCGCTAAAAACAGCGGATGGAATTGTGGTTGTGGAAGATGGAGAAAAAGACCACCTGTATTCACAAAAACTTTCCTGTCCTAAATGCGATGATGTGAGTATCCCTGAACTCACACCAAGACTATTTTCCTTCAATTCGCCTTTTGGTGCTTGTTCTAATTGTGATGGCCTAGGTGCCCTTCTTGAGTTTGATGAATCACTTCTTGTGACTGATAGAGAAGCATCCCTTGCCGAAGGTTGTATTGAAGCCTGGGGAGGTTCCAAATCCAATTCCTATTGGTACATGGCCACCATACAAGCGTTATCCAAAAAACTGAAATTTAACTTAAATACTGCCTGGAAAGATTTACCGGATAAAGTGAGAAACACCATTTTGCATGGAGATTCATCTATCCATATTGATTATGATTTTCGTGGTGCCAATTCTCATTATGAATTTTCCAAAAACTATGAAGGTGTGATTCCAAACCTCAAACGTCGTTATAAAGAAACCAAATCAGATTCTATGCGCCAGTGGTTTGAATCCTTTATGACAAACCATGATTGTGATGAATGCCATGGAAGGCGTCTACGACCGGAAGCATTAGCAGTGAAAGTCCAAGGAATCGGAATTGATGCTTATACTGGTTATTCCATTGAAAAAGCTTTAGAGTTTACGAAATCTTCAGAATACAAAGGCGCAGAAGATACTATTTCCAAACCGATTTTGAAAGAAATCCTCCAACGTTTGCACTTCCTAAACGATGTTGGTGTTGGGTATTTAAACCTTAGCCGATCTGCGGGAACTTTGTCTGGTGGTGAGATGCAGAGGATACGACTCGCCACACAAATTGGTTCTCGCCTAATGGGCGTTTTATACATTTTGGATGAACCATCGATCGGACTCCACCAAAGAGACAATACCAAACTAGTCCAAACCTTAAAAGGACTGCGTAACCTTGGCAATACTGTGCTTGTGGTGGAACATGATAAAGAAACTATGGAAGAGGCCGATTTCATTGTGGATATGGGTCCTGGTGCTGGGGTGCATGGGGGAGAGATTGTTGCCTTTGGAACACCAGACCAAATCAAAAAAGACAAACATTCTGTTACAGGAAAATTCCTTTCGGGAGAAAGAAGGATTCCCATGCCGAAAACAAGGCGGGTGGGGAATGGAAAATTCTTAAAAATTACGGGAGCTACCCATAACAATTTAAAGAATATCGAAGTTTCGATCCCTCTTGGAACGCTAACTGTTGTTACTGGTGTCTCTGGCTCTGGAAAATCCACTCTCATCAATGAAATTCTTTATAAGGAACTCGCAAGTTCTGTAATGGGTATGAAACTCATTCCTGGAAAACATAAAAAGATTCTAGGCAAAGATCAAATTGATAAGGTGATAAACATTGACCAGTCGGCCATTGGTCGGACTCCTCGATCCAATCCAGCAACTTACACTGGTTTGTTTACCTTTGTTAGGGACTTGTATAGTGGACTGGAAGAGGCAAAAGTGAGAGGATATGGCCCCGGCAGATTTAGTTTTAATGTGGCTGGGGGTCGTTGCGAAAAATGTGAGGGAGATGGAATCTTAAAAATTGAGATGCATTTTCTTCCTGACATTTATGTGGAATGTGAAGTCTGTAAAGGGAAACGTTACAACCGAGAAACTTTAGAAGTCAAATACAAGGGAAAAAATATCGCAGACATCTTGGATATGACCATTGAAGAAGCCGTTGTTTTTTTCGAAAAAATTCCAAACCTAAAACGTAAGTTAGACACTTTAATGGATGTGGGTCTTGGTTATATCAAACTTGGACAAGCGGCTACCACCTTCTCTGGTGGAGAAGCACAAAGAATTAAACTTTCTACCGAACTTTCTAAAAGACCAACGGGAAAAACACTTTATATTTTGGACGAACCGACAACGGGACTTCATTTTGAAGACATCGAGAGGTTGCTTTCTGTTTTGCAAGTCCTTGTGGACAAAGGCAATTCTATGGTCATCATCGAACACAACTTAGATGTGATTAAAGCGGCAGACCATATCATCGATATTGGTCCTGAGGGTGGGGACGGTGGTGGTGAGGTCATTGCTACAGGAACTCCCGAAGAAGTGGTAACCGTAAAACGCTCGTTTACTGGCCAGTATCTAAAAAAAGTTCTAGAAGAAGAGAAAGAACTCGATTTGAAATATTCAAAAAAGAAAATTAAGTAG
- a CDS encoding cation diffusion facilitator family transporter, with translation MSKPRPKRSRLVLFLSLSGILSLCIFFIEWVGSKESGSLALFADAGHIITDVFAHIISLFALLIASKKATEKYPFGFHRFEVLAALFNGLLLIGMAVFILYESYIRFSGSPHVEADSMLAYSLIGFGINLVSAGLLVGVSKTSLNLKSAYLHVLSDLLGTLAVVIGALIIRFTGYREVDSLLSIILGIFILKTSYGIVKESIEILIEADTSEFDKAHLLEHIQALKGIESVSQITVRKLTSGVFSIELQIFVKTDADRDTIVLEIHKVLKSEFGVPFVSVEILSSSLKGKLEEITLRETEREFGHHGHSHGHAHDHHH, from the coding sequence ATGAGTAAACCAAGACCGAAACGTTCGCGCTTGGTTTTATTCTTAAGCCTATCTGGAATTCTTTCTTTATGTATTTTTTTTATTGAATGGGTTGGTTCTAAGGAAAGCGGAAGCCTAGCACTTTTTGCCGATGCAGGCCATATCATCACCGATGTATTTGCTCATATCATCTCTCTTTTTGCCCTTCTCATTGCTTCCAAAAAAGCCACTGAAAAATATCCCTTTGGGTTTCACAGGTTTGAGGTACTGGCGGCCCTGTTTAATGGTCTTCTGCTTATCGGAATGGCAGTGTTTATCCTGTATGAAAGTTACATCAGGTTTTCAGGATCTCCCCATGTAGAAGCTGATTCAATGTTGGCCTATTCCTTAATCGGATTTGGGATCAATTTAGTTTCTGCAGGACTATTAGTTGGTGTTAGTAAAACCAGTCTCAATTTAAAATCAGCTTACCTCCATGTTCTTAGTGACTTATTAGGAACTTTAGCGGTGGTCATTGGGGCTCTCATCATTCGGTTCACTGGATACAGGGAAGTTGACAGTTTACTCAGCATCATCCTTGGAATTTTTATTTTAAAAACCTCTTATGGGATCGTAAAAGAATCAATTGAAATTCTCATCGAAGCAGACACAAGTGAATTCGACAAAGCCCATTTATTAGAACACATCCAAGCCTTAAAGGGAATCGAATCAGTTTCCCAAATTACAGTTAGAAAACTTACATCTGGTGTGTTTTCGATAGAACTACAAATTTTTGTGAAAACCGATGCAGACAGAGATACAATCGTATTAGAAATTCATAAAGTCTTAAAGTCAGAATTTGGTGTTCCCTTTGTATCGGTTGAGATTCTATCCTCCTCCTTGAAAGGAAAACTCGAAGAAATTACTTTGCGTGAAACAGAACGAGAGTTCGGCCATCACGGTCATAGTCATGGGCATGCCCACGACCACCATCACTAG
- a CDS encoding OmpA/MotB family protein has protein sequence MRSKQSCLSFLLLTLVFVSGLSADWVYFPYEYNQIYKEKYALELELADIRKQHQNELNRLEEEKKELQTQNRNLTEDLELEKRNRAKEQDEYSDRMRDNDMRLRSLEKKGTDKERLLADENRKREEKDRADLEALKKKLEDRERECLQKEQKLRENYESKMDELKERIHNLEEELANLRKLTKEQKRELERLAEQTKEFEEKLAKEITSGQIRLKRFHNKLIINIDDKISFDSGSSELKPAILPAIEKIRDILAAYPENYIVVEGHTDNVPIKTKFRNNWHLSSERALSVLDYMLVNKNLNPKNFSSAGYGEFQPIVPNTSKENKALNRRVDIVVVPRATGTLNTNHE, from the coding sequence ATGCGAAGTAAACAAAGTTGCCTTAGCTTTCTACTTCTAACCCTTGTTTTTGTTTCTGGACTTTCTGCAGACTGGGTTTATTTTCCATATGAATACAACCAAATTTACAAAGAAAAATATGCTTTGGAATTGGAACTCGCAGACATCCGTAAACAGCACCAAAACGAACTGAACCGTTTAGAAGAAGAAAAAAAAGAACTTCAAACCCAAAACCGCAATCTTACGGAAGATTTGGAACTTGAAAAAAGAAACCGAGCCAAAGAACAAGACGAGTATTCCGATAGGATGCGCGATAACGATATGCGTCTTCGTAGTTTAGAAAAAAAAGGCACAGACAAAGAACGCCTGCTTGCGGATGAAAATCGCAAACGAGAAGAAAAAGACAGGGCAGATTTGGAGGCACTCAAGAAAAAACTAGAAGACAGAGAACGGGAATGCCTTCAGAAAGAACAAAAACTTCGCGAAAATTATGAATCCAAAATGGATGAATTAAAAGAAAGGATTCACAATTTAGAAGAGGAACTCGCAAATCTCCGTAAACTAACCAAAGAACAAAAAAGAGAGTTAGAACGGCTTGCCGAACAAACAAAAGAGTTTGAAGAAAAGTTAGCCAAAGAAATCACTTCCGGTCAAATTCGTCTCAAACGTTTTCATAACAAACTTATCATCAATATCGATGATAAAATTTCCTTTGATAGTGGTTCCTCCGAACTAAAACCAGCCATCCTTCCCGCCATTGAAAAAATTCGGGATATCTTAGCTGCTTATCCAGAAAATTACATTGTGGTAGAAGGTCATACTGACAATGTCCCAATCAAAACAAAATTTAGAAACAACTGGCATCTCTCCAGCGAACGTGCATTATCTGTTTTGGATTATATGTTAGTGAATAAAAATTTAAATCCAAAAAACTTTTCCAGTGCTGGTTATGGTGAGTTCCAGCCCATTGTTCCCAATACATCCAAGGAAAACAAAGCACTCAACCGCCGAGTGGACATTGTGGTTGTTCCAAGAGCCACTGGCACACTTAACACAAATCATGAGTAA
- the mgtE gene encoding magnesium transporter, with protein sequence MEEERKKESEFRIKIDRDSDSYDEFVSQIKNLITLEDSKQLKEMLDGAHPADIVTLFRDLEREEELYLFRLLPKEDQAYSLIKMEEETLESFLEELSVDEISNTLDHIETDETTYLLSYLPSAKRELVLANLSKADSFEIRSQLGFREYSAGRLMSKDFATVSITDNVRKGIINVRKKAKEIEDIYQVYVTDEDGVLEGFIPLKDLFLTPINTKVAKITNFSVFAFHYDVDQEEVANTFKKYDLVSAAVTDDLGRIIGRITVDDVLEIVEEEASEDILLMAGVSEDERLSTPILQSVKRRIIWLNVNLLTAFVSSTVVAFFEDTISQIVVLATLMPIVAGLGGNAGTQSVTVVIRNIATGDLSFSNWWEAVRKECTIGVLNGLVLGTVTGCMIFFVKGNLVLGLVVGTAMFVNMIVASLTGSLVPIVLKAMRVDPAIASSIFVTATTDVCGFFFFLGLATVFAKYLI encoded by the coding sequence ATGGAAGAAGAAAGAAAGAAAGAGTCCGAATTCCGTATCAAAATCGATAGAGACAGCGATTCCTATGATGAGTTTGTCAGCCAGATCAAAAACCTCATTACACTTGAGGACTCCAAACAACTAAAAGAAATGCTCGATGGGGCTCACCCTGCCGACATCGTTACTTTATTTCGTGACCTAGAAAGAGAAGAAGAATTATACCTATTTCGCCTCCTTCCGAAAGAAGACCAAGCATATTCCCTAATCAAAATGGAAGAAGAGACTCTCGAGTCTTTTTTAGAAGAACTTTCAGTCGATGAGATCTCGAACACTTTAGATCATATCGAAACCGATGAAACTACTTATTTACTTTCTTATTTACCAAGCGCCAAACGAGAGTTAGTTTTAGCAAATTTAAGCAAAGCAGACAGTTTCGAAATTCGTTCTCAGTTGGGGTTTCGTGAATACTCCGCAGGAAGGCTCATGTCCAAGGACTTTGCCACCGTTTCCATTACGGACAATGTTCGTAAAGGGATCATCAACGTTCGTAAAAAAGCCAAAGAAATCGAAGATATCTACCAAGTTTATGTAACCGATGAAGACGGAGTTTTGGAAGGATTCATTCCTCTAAAAGATTTATTCCTTACACCGATCAATACGAAGGTCGCAAAAATTACGAACTTCTCAGTCTTTGCGTTTCATTATGATGTCGATCAGGAAGAGGTTGCCAATACTTTCAAAAAGTATGACTTAGTTAGTGCCGCTGTGACCGATGATTTGGGGCGGATCATTGGCCGCATTACAGTCGACGATGTTTTAGAAATCGTTGAGGAAGAGGCTTCTGAAGATATCCTTCTCATGGCCGGGGTATCAGAGGATGAAAGGTTATCCACGCCCATTTTACAATCGGTAAAACGCCGGATCATTTGGCTCAATGTGAATTTACTTACTGCCTTTGTCAGCTCCACTGTGGTTGCTTTTTTTGAAGATACCATTTCTCAAATTGTGGTTCTGGCAACACTGATGCCGATTGTTGCAGGTTTAGGTGGGAATGCAGGAACTCAGTCGGTAACAGTTGTTATCCGAAATATTGCAACGGGAGATCTTTCTTTTTCTAATTGGTGGGAAGCCGTTCGAAAAGAGTGTACGATAGGTGTTCTTAATGGGCTTGTCCTTGGAACCGTTACAGGCTGTATGATTTTTTTTGTGAAAGGAAACCTAGTTTTAGGTTTAGTCGTCGGAACCGCTATGTTTGTGAATATGATTGTGGCTTCCCTCACTGGATCTCTTGTTCCGATTGTTTTAAAGGCCATGCGAGTGGATCCTGCGATTGCTTCTTCCATTTTTGTGACAGCAACCACTGACGTTTGTGGGTTTTTCTTTTTCCTCGGACTTGCCACAGTCTTTGCAAAATATTTAATTTAG
- a CDS encoding LA_2219 family laminin/E-cadherin/plasminogen-binding protein, which yields MKFLHLFLSALSFFLLIHCQSAQQTSTTTNAETTQEILPIKDLLPPPGGEGEIILNERGEEIQNHTGEIPFFQKKSDLPTEIFRVYIASDSYQVRQIRHTDKIRRKPDAGGDELSKEEMKKFDLLSFVDDGMITIGLNTITGKLESIAFDRRVPRINDIAKIIQNDASRFNYEHSSKDGTPIVTKFLISYQIRLYPGKTRDEIKQMLQKKK from the coding sequence ATGAAATTCTTGCATTTGTTTTTATCCGCTCTTTCCTTTTTCCTTCTGATCCATTGCCAATCGGCACAACAAACGAGCACAACTACCAATGCAGAAACCACTCAGGAAATCCTTCCCATAAAAGATTTACTTCCACCACCAGGGGGAGAAGGAGAAATCATTTTAAACGAAAGAGGGGAAGAAATACAAAACCATACGGGAGAAATTCCTTTCTTTCAAAAGAAAAGTGACCTTCCTACTGAAATTTTTCGTGTTTATATTGCCTCAGATTCCTACCAGGTGCGCCAAATACGCCATACCGATAAAATTCGTAGAAAACCAGATGCAGGTGGGGATGAACTTTCAAAAGAAGAAATGAAGAAGTTTGACCTCCTCAGTTTTGTGGATGATGGAATGATCACCATTGGACTCAATACGATTACAGGAAAATTAGAATCTATTGCTTTCGACCGCCGTGTCCCTAGAATCAACGACATAGCAAAGATCATCCAAAATGATGCTTCTCGTTTCAATTACGAACATTCGAGTAAGGATGGAACACCAATCGTCACTAAGTTTTTGATTAGTTACCAAATTCGCCTCTATCCTGGCAAGACAAGAGACGAAATCAAACAGATGTTACAAAAGAAAAAATAG
- a CDS encoding NDR1/HIN1-like protein, whose amino-acid sequence MKLALPFLTALLSLQCSVLGVIQDKIPLPAFEFDSLSIKSITFTDITLNVVTSVENPYPVSIPSSLLDMDIKIEGLKLSQIKTDLGAIEGKKTKQLPLEVKLKYTDLLNLYKKFPNKPLLEVSAEGNMKVPIPKQWQLLGKDSLSFPFVKKREIPAILPNVEIQNFKILMPTEADILSASNTDALADTATGFLKGLLGGTKQPATSAAKAGLAGLKLDLNTEFDFIFSNQAASNLNLTGLTYDLDLAGEKFLNGTPKEILNSGKTSTVKVATKFPITSISSSLYKTIQSKSAQFDLKGDSGLKVPAVAETIPFQYEKHGNFKW is encoded by the coding sequence ATGAAATTGGCACTTCCTTTTTTAACAGCTCTTCTATCTCTTCAGTGTTCTGTACTCGGTGTGATTCAGGATAAAATTCCTTTGCCCGCTTTTGAATTCGATTCTTTATCCATCAAAAGTATCACCTTTACTGACATCACTTTGAATGTTGTGACATCGGTAGAAAATCCTTATCCAGTTTCTATCCCCAGTTCCTTACTCGATATGGATATTAAAATTGAAGGATTAAAACTTTCCCAAATTAAAACGGATCTAGGTGCCATCGAAGGGAAAAAAACAAAACAACTTCCCCTGGAAGTCAAACTTAAGTATACGGACTTACTTAATCTTTATAAAAAATTTCCAAACAAACCATTGTTAGAAGTCAGTGCAGAGGGAAATATGAAAGTTCCCATTCCAAAACAATGGCAACTACTCGGCAAAGATTCTCTTTCTTTCCCTTTTGTAAAAAAAAGAGAAATACCTGCTATCCTTCCCAATGTAGAAATTCAAAATTTCAAAATTCTTATGCCAACAGAAGCGGACATCTTAAGTGCATCCAATACAGACGCACTGGCTGATACAGCGACTGGATTTTTAAAAGGTCTTTTGGGTGGAACAAAACAACCTGCGACATCTGCCGCCAAAGCGGGATTAGCTGGTTTAAAATTGGATTTGAATACCGAGTTTGATTTTATATTTTCTAACCAAGCAGCTTCTAATTTAAATTTAACCGGACTTACTTATGATTTAGATTTAGCGGGCGAAAAGTTTTTAAATGGAACCCCAAAAGAAATTTTGAACTCTGGAAAAACTTCCACAGTAAAGGTGGCGACAAAATTTCCCATCACATCAATTAGTTCCTCACTTTACAAAACCATCCAATCAAAATCGGCACAATTTGATTTAAAGGGAGATTCTGGACTGAAAGTCCCTGCGGTCGCAGAAACCATTCCATTCCAATATGAAAAACATGGAAACTTTAAGTGGTAA
- a CDS encoding exodeoxyribonuclease III, with the protein MKIITLNCNGIRSSLSKGLLDFICQENPDIICFQETKAPVTEIDKKEFRDLGYEVHTCLADKPGYSGTAILTKQKPKSVAIGFGDGIYSSEGRSILLEYNDFYLWNLYFPSGTSGEERQKVKYQFLDTFFELAKPYIKKKKPLVVCGDVNIAHTDLDIHNPKGNQKSSGFLPEERAWVSKFLDLGFVDCFRILQPEIRDEYSWWTYRFQARKNNKGWRIDYFFITKSTKYKIESVYIAKEPVLSDHAPVVMKIQFT; encoded by the coding sequence ATGAAAATCATTACGTTAAATTGCAACGGAATTCGTTCCAGTTTGAGCAAAGGTTTGCTCGATTTTATCTGTCAGGAAAATCCTGACATTATTTGTTTCCAAGAAACAAAGGCCCCTGTGACAGAAATTGACAAAAAAGAATTTCGAGATCTGGGATACGAAGTGCATACTTGTTTGGCAGACAAACCTGGTTACAGTGGAACTGCCATTCTTACCAAACAGAAACCAAAATCAGTAGCGATCGGTTTTGGAGATGGGATCTATTCCTCGGAAGGTAGATCCATTCTTCTCGAATATAATGATTTTTATCTTTGGAATCTCTACTTTCCCTCCGGAACAAGCGGTGAGGAACGCCAAAAAGTAAAATATCAGTTTTTAGATACCTTTTTCGAACTAGCAAAACCCTATATTAAGAAGAAAAAACCTCTGGTTGTTTGTGGAGATGTGAATATTGCTCATACTGATTTGGATATCCACAACCCCAAAGGAAACCAAAAAAGCTCTGGGTTTCTGCCGGAAGAAAGAGCTTGGGTTTCTAAGTTTTTGGATTTAGGTTTTGTCGATTGCTTTCGGATTTTGCAACCGGAGATTCGAGATGAATACTCCTGGTGGACCTACCGCTTCCAAGCAAGGAAAAATAACAAGGGTTGGAGGATAGATTACTTTTTTATTACAAAATCTACCAAATACAAAATCGAATCGGTTTATATCGCAAAAGAACCTGTTCTTTCTGACCATGCTCCTGTAGTGATGAAAATCCAATTCACTTGA